The following is a genomic window from Anas acuta chromosome 3, bAnaAcu1.1, whole genome shotgun sequence.
TTCTTAAGTCAGCTTGATAAAGCCAACGTGCTAGGTACACGGCTGTTGTGCTGTCACAACACGGTCCGCCTTTTCTTTATCACAAAGAACACTCCATGTTTTTACTTCAGTAATTCTGTCACTATCACCTGTTACTCCATTTGTATGAGCTCAGTGGAATAACTGCAGCTCTACCACTTGAAGTCTACCATCCTATGGATATTCCTCACACAAGCATTTTGGTGTACATGGTGTACATGAAGGAATGTGGAATTTTACCTAAATCACAGCTCATTAATACGTTGCAACTGCTCTTCATCATTGTCATATGACAATATCAAATAGAAATACAGGTAAACATGAATGCCGTATTTTACCTTTTAGCCATACATAAAAGACAAGTTATGGTGTATTCTCATCCAACAATTTTAATCACataaattagatttaaaaacaactttctcAGAGTTTGTAGCAGTAATAACACAACCGATGCAAAGTTCACATACCTGCATACATTGGTAATGTCTGCACCTGAATAACCCTCCATTTTTTCAGCTATGTTTGCAAGGTCAACATCATCTGCCAGTTCCAGCTCTCGAAGATTTATTCTTAGGAGTTCCTCTCTACCTTTTGCtaattaaagaacagaaaattgaCATTTataatctgttttctgaaaataaataatgaattgaAGAGGGATAAGGAGGAAGGATAAGGAAAGGACACTGCACTTGCTACAGAAGTGTTCAGTGTTTCAATTTAACCTGATTCTGAGTTTGTAAATAAACCTGCATATATGTAtcaagacttttttctttttaattagacAATCAAAACTAAATGAGTTTTGATATAGTTTTGATGTCAGTCTTTTcagccccttctctccccaggtCTTTATACCTGATGGTAAAGGAATGTAAATTCTCTTTTCTAGTCTTCGTCTTAGGGCTTCATCAATATCCCAAGGAAAATTAGTAGCAGCAAGTACCATGACCATCTTAGATGGATCATCATTTTCAGTGGCCCCTCCAACACCTGCATTGGAGAAAAGAATAAAACGTACATATGTTTTATTCAGTTTGACGCACAGAAAGAACAATATTCACAACTCTATAATATTAAAGCAGCTGTCAAAGTGCAATAGAACAAATAAAGTGCAATAAAGTTCACATTTTCAGCTGTCTGGCAGACTGCAAGCAGAAATGCAGACTCAGTTCAGTTGGGAGCAATGGCACAGGCTGTACAAGATCAGGAAGTTCCTTCCATCATGGCTGGAACACTTCTACAGCAAAGCTACTTCCATTTCTGCCACTACAGCATTTTGAATTTTCACACCAATGTCGTGTAACAGCACgcaggggctgggcagtgcGCACTAACAGCCGCGCCAAAGCAGCATTATTCCCTAACAAGAGTTTGTTCACTTCTGAATTCAGGCCAAATGTTTCACATACTTAAGTAGATTCTTATAAACTGCTGAAGTGAATGTTCAAATTCAGTGGACTAAATCATAATTTTTAGACAGTGAAACCACCTCAGCCTCCAAAGCACTGTGAAATGGCTGCTGAACAAAGAAGTTGTATTTCATTAAACTTGCTACAATCTGCACTTACTGTTTTGGCATATAATCATAGGACTGGGCTGGGGAATAGCCACTGTACCTAGTCTGCCAGAAAATTTGCATATAAAGCACCATTTATGAACTCTCAAGTAAAAGGACTTCAATTAGTTGTTACTAACAAAATTAGCTTCTATACATACTTGAGTTATGAGAATAGTATTACAGCTCTGCTGCTATTTAAACTCAAACATAAAAGGGTATCAACATCAGAGAACCAGAACATACAACTCTCCTGACTCATGGAATTCTATCACAAATTACTGCAGAGATTAGCACTTTTTGGTTGCTCCTTTCTGCTCCCTTCTTGCCAAAAAGGTGGCAAAAAGGATGCTTCTAACAATATTTTAGTTACCTACTTTTAAGCTTCATCCATTTGCTGAATATTAAGCAAATAGCTGTAATGAACTCAGTGGTTTAATAAGAAACGTCTCCCAAccacttcttaaaaacaaagaaaatagttttgtatttataaacttaggaggaaaaaaaaatcccaaagacATTAAGTATATGGATTGCCTTTGAAGTTTAAATTGGAACAGGTGACAGTTATTTAGAACCACTTCTCTACAAGTAAAAAGCAGATGGGTACTCTAGGTAACAACTTAAATGCCATGCTGGCTGCTACATTTATACATGACCCATTTATACTTCTCTCCTTCTGTAGTTCTGAAGTCTTGCATTCTCCACTGAATCTTCATTGTTGTGGGTTAGTAATATAAGGTCATTGCTCAGATACTTAAAGACAGTTAAATAattggtttccttttttctttcacacgGGCAGTTGGAATAGTGTATTTGTGTGGGTTTTGCCCCAATTTTATATAAAAGTCTTTGAAAGAAATTACATCTGAAGAATGAAATTTGGaatttttccccctccctcaaGTTTCCTCCAGTCCAAAAGCTCCGAGTGATCAGGATATTTACCATCCATTTGAACTAGCAGTTCTGCTTTCACACGTCGGCTAGCTTCATGCTCCTCTGAGGTTCCCCGGCGACTACAGATAGAGTCTATCTCATCAATAAATATAGTTGTTGGGGCATAAAATCGAgcctgaagaaagcaaaagataaagcagaagctgaaatgGCAGTCTACTTACATTTAAGAAATAGCAGCATAGTGGAGTTGAGTAATGACATACTTATCCCAATGAATCAGCCCAGAAGTATCAAACAATACCTAACCTCCTGCCTCTTAGACCACCACACAGAGCTATAGAGCAGCTGTGCATCCATTAGTGACATTTGAGCAGAACATTTTATGGCAGTCATAACAGCTAGGGCTATTATcttattaaacattaaaaaaaaaaaaaaaccattaggaattattttaattttgacaaAGTCATCACAGAACACTTGAAGAAGAACTCAGGTGAAGTTAGGACTAACAGCGGGCTAGGACACCGTGATACGGAACCTGTCCAAGAGACAGGTCAACTGCAAGATAACCCTAACCCTTGTGAGAATGGAAGAGGTCAAACAAAAGGGTCTACGATAATAAAAGTCATTGCCCTAGAGCATTTATGATGTGCTCCTTTGTGTATATGCATTTGTTTAATTGATGGTAATGATATTAActtattaaatacattaaactATACTGCAaaaattttctatttcctgACTACTGTAATTGCAACTCTACTGCCCCCTTCAGCACTTGGCACACTGGCAAACACTGCATGCAAGCCTGGCGACAAAAAATACTACAATGTTCTGAGACTTTTTCAAGCATTATGTGCTCTGAAGCCAACTATATAATTGGTACAGTTTGGAAGTCCACTTATCTTAAATACAAGTcaaccacaacaaaaaaaaacacccatccacaacaacaaaacatagcCTACGTAGGGTTTCCATCCCAAAAGCAATTATTCTCCTTCCAAATTTACCTACAAGCTTGTCCTACAGCACTCATCAGCTTATAGCTAGCTATCTCTAACAAGTTAACCCTGAAAATAAAGATGACCTCATTTATCAGTTTAGAAGCTGTTCActaataatcacagaatcacagaatttctaggttggaagagacctcaagatcatcgagtccaacctctgacctaacactaacagtccccataACCGTATCTTCAATGTACATAGCCAAATCAGAATGCCCTGAAGTGTTTGAAGTTTGGAAAGCTCTCTCTTACATGTGCTATTAATTCTAAAACTTGGCAAGGTTTCACTATTCCAGAAGTAATTCTACTTcgttatttcattatttatgtcAAGAAACTCCAATCACCATTTCAAACAGTAGACGAACAAGCTTCTCAGACTCTCCTCTGTATTTTGAGGTAAGCGTGGAAGAAGAAACATTGAAAAAAGTAGTCTTGCATTCAGTTGCTACAGCTTTTGCCAGTAGGGTCTTTCCAGTACCAGGAGGACCAACCATGAGCACACCCTATTAAGataaaaaacaaccacattTAAATATAGTTGAAGACAGCATTTATCTGTCTGATACCTTTATTTTGTTAGTACTATTTCCCATaaatattgttattaaaaagtgaagaaaatttatATAAACTGTAAGACACCTGTAATTTCTTGTTGCTCCAAGATCCAATCTCAGAATCCTACTTATGATCACAGGATCAGATTTTTTCATACCTTCCATGGTCTTCTAATTCCCTTAAAAAACTCCGGCATCCACATCGGTAAAACTACAGCTTCCTTGAGCAGCTTTTTAGCTTCTACTAAATCAGCAATATCATCCctgacaagaaagaaaaagttgtttGACAGAACTCAGACAGACTGCAAAAGCATCAGTCCACAGCTGAAATCAGTATTCAGCTGAACTCATTGTTATATACTGGCTCTTCAGTAATTCAGACAAACGAGTTGGATTTAATTAAGTTCTAATGGCAAAGGCCTGCAGCCACAGTTGTCAACCAGCCTGTGGACTCCTGCTGGATGCTAAAGCAAAGAGGCATTACCTATTTCACTAAAGCACTGTTGTTCTTATTCACAGCAAGAATAAGCAGAATAAGACAACCTGGGTAAATTTAGGCTAGTCACAGATGATGGTTTCCTCTTTTGCTAAGAAGCTGGCTGCCTCTTAAATTTGAATACCATCTTCCAtcattaagaaaacaatttactGAAGACCAGTAAACggaaatcaaatgaaataaatttttagaattatttttcaaagctacAAGTGTATTAATTCTTAAAAATCTTACAGGCTTGTCTTATTTTCTTGAGGGTGACTCTCAGGGCATTCTCCTTACAATGTGCACTCAAAGTGGTTACAAAACATATGAGGtggaaaatcagttttaaatctGAAGTTGTAATTTAAGATTCAGTATAAAAATTGATTCGTATATTCACATATTAAACTGAGATACATGATAGATGTCCTATGCATACAAAGTTGTCAgggtttgttcattttttttaagcctaCTTCATTTGCCAGATTTTTGCTCATTTAATCCCCACAAAAATCACATAAGCTTGGAAACATTCAGAACACAAAACCTCCTTTGTATACGGTTTAATATTTAACACATTTATGTAAAGGGTCTGACACGTGGTTATATTTTATACTGGCAGTCATATCGCGTCTAGCAAGAACTCAAAGGGTTCCTAAATTGATATAACTTCCTTGTTAATTTGTCTTCTATCTTGATACACCCCTGGGTAACAAAACAGGTTTTAAATGAAGAGACGCTGTCAGACAACAGAATCTTAGACATTACAAAATAGCGTCTCACAAATTGGTATCAGGACTCTTAGAAGAGACTGAGTTTTGTATGGGTGAGGAAAAAAGTTCTAAAAATATTCAACTACACAAGAGGCTTAGCTGACTATTTAAGGAAAGCTTTTATGTACTTCTTATATGTGAGCATAAGCTAAACTATTTAATTCTTATCATAATgtacaagagaaaaaagcaaacaacaattCAGATCTGGCAACAGTATTCAAACTTACCATCGAATATTGGGATTTTGAGAAATGATATCTCTTTCCAAAGCTTCTACTAAGTCTTTATCATATCCAGTACTATCAAACTTCTTTGGTTCAGACTCTGAAATCTCAGATGCAGATTTGTTCTACATAGAAGGGATATAGCAGTGTAAATACGCTATAATGGTTATGCTACTAATGGGTTTTCATAACAAGACCACAAGTTTCTAGAAGGCAATATAAAAGAGCACAAAAGTTATGAGGCATCTATATTACTGCTGCACTGCAGTATTTATTTGGTTCACTCGCATTTCCGTACTGCTCTGGTCCCATTTCCTTCTCCCCAAAGCCAGCAAGCAACGTTGcagtttctttgtttcagtaGGTAATCAAAACTGCACACCCCTATCCCAGTATAACAACAtctgcctcttctcacagaggtgTTGAAAACTATCCACAGTATTTAGCTGGGCAGGGGGAATTCTCTGTGAAACTGCATTAGCCTAGCCTAGTGTGACACCTTCTAACTCACATCTCATAGGTATCATAAATATGTCAAGTagacaaaaaaaagtgaagcaggACTTTCACACATAGCTTGAGCAAAGCTGATCCACATGAAGACCATAAGAACAATAGAAAAGCTAAGTATCTTATGACAAGAACTTAGAAGCACCTTTGCACTAAGCAGAAGCTACACAGCTGAGTAGACTTAAACAGAAGAGATCACGCAACTGAGAGCAAATAAAAAGGACTAATCATATCCTTTCTTTTATACACTTAGTAAGCACTAGTtatgacagaaaaggaaaaaaaaaaaaaagaaaaacaagaagaaatccACACTACCCTGCCTCTGCATATGTACGTCCTTTGAGTGAGGATCATTACTCAAAGAGAATGTGATTTAATTCCTACTAACTAAAAGTATCAAACTTCATGGGTAAACATTTCCACCCGTATAGTTTATATTATTTGCACAGGCCGTAACACCTTGCCCACACCATAAGGTTGCTGGAACTAAGAGAAACTTTAGTACATGGACATGAATACAGGGTCCTCAGTATAATCCCTTACTATGATCATTAGCTACATTTATGGAGACCAGAACAAAATTTCAAGCACTCCGGTGGAAAAGAATAGATCCCACATCACTCTCTTTCATGGAATAcatcaggtttttgtttgctctggAATCTGGAGCTAACAGCACATCtcaacaatgaaaacaaaaagtaggCAAAAGCATACCTTTAAGAATAAATCAATCTGGAAATGCTTTGGAACAGACAAGTCAATCTCAGTCTAAACTatacaaaagcaataaaaaaccCACAGGGACATCATATTTGAATGAGCTCCACCAAGCCTGTTGTCAGTAATTAAATGGTATAATCTTAAACTATCATCTCCAAATTGCAGTGAACAATTCCACATTTGGCAGATCACTTCCTCTGGATGGCTTTATTACTGGGTTTCTGTTTGCTTAAATTAATCCATTTTGTACCCTTCAGTAAGCAAGACTGTCCATAAAGCAATGATACCTTATGAAGTGAGATTAAAACTGGCACACTGacttgaaaagaagaaacatcttATAGGCAtctaattttataaaatactaaagaaaacaagactgagTTTCTCCACATCATGAAGCTATGTGCAAACttaccttttcctcttttcctttattttgctgctcctttttttcccgGCCACGGACTGCCTTCCCTTTATCATTGGGATTTCGAGAGGATGGGCGGTGAGGGCCTCTGACAGCTGCACTTATGCGATTATTGTGACCTCTGCAATCGCTGCACTGAGCAGACTGACGTTTTCTGGGTCCTGGCGAAGGTCTAATTAGTTGTAATATATGCAAAAAGCCTCAGTGCAAAGTCGCTGGTGAGCACTAAATAACCACATCAAGTGGTTACAAgctataaaaaacattttgctcaaGATAAAAATCTATCTGCATATATTGATGTTGCACTCAGTGAAATTAAAGGCACCAACAACATGACGAGTCACCATACAGGACATGTAGGTCAGAAAGACAGATGTTTTTAAATAGCCACTAAACATTCACTTTCCCTTTGCCACCAGTTCAGGGCTCATTatttgcttaaagcaagcttctTGCTTTGCCTATTTCACAAATAAACGTAATTCTAATATTTTGAagcttagaaaaagaaatatatatatatatatatatatatatacacatttcaTTCTTATCACAATTGTTACTCACTTCCAACTCAAATAAGCACAAGTGTTTCTTGGGAACGTATTATTTTTACATCtcaatgggaaaaagaaaacaaagtctgATCTCTCCCATCATTGCCTACGATTCTATTGCTGGCTTAACCTAGGACTAACTAAAATAGAAACGAACTCAAAATGTAACATGAAGCTACCAGATTTTAACTTCAGAGAGGTAtcgtttttgttttaaagggaaatacagagaaacacacacacacacaaaataacttataaaaagcatttctgaacacCAATCAATATGTTTTATCaagattttcaaaggaaaaaacacatgcTATTTTTTACCCTGTCCCTCAAAGCTCTCCTCTCAGAAACTCCAGCTTGCAAAAACTACTGTTTTGGACACACCTGTTACCACTTACATAAACGTAATTATTTAggttaggttggaagggacctcttgaCATCATCTAGTTTAGCCACCCTGCTCAATCAGGGTTAGAGTGAGCTGCCTAGGGCTGTGCCCTGTCAGATTTTGAGCATCTCTAAcgatggagactccacaacctctctagaAGATCTGCATCAGAGTCTGACCATTCCCACAGTGAAAGAGTATTTTCTTATGTTCTGGTGgaattttgtgcattttaatttgaCCCCGTTGCCTTCTGTCTTGTTACTGGCTACTAATGAGAAGAGTTTGGCT
Proteins encoded in this region:
- the KATNA1 gene encoding katanin p60 ATPase-containing subunit A1: MLNMSLVMISENVKLAREYALLGNYDSALVYYQGVLDQMNKYLYSVRDTYLQQKWQQVWQEISVEAKHVKDIMKTLESFKLDSTPLKASQQELPAHDAEVWSLPVPAERRPSPGPRKRQSAQCSDCRGHNNRISAAVRGPHRPSSRNPNDKGKAVRGREKKEQQNKGKEEKNKSASEISESEPKKFDSTGYDKDLVEALERDIISQNPNIRWDDIADLVEAKKLLKEAVVLPMWMPEFFKGIRRPWKGVLMVGPPGTGKTLLAKAVATECKTTFFNVSSSTLTSKYRGESEKLVRLLFEMARFYAPTTIFIDEIDSICSRRGTSEEHEASRRVKAELLVQMDGVGGATENDDPSKMVMVLAATNFPWDIDEALRRRLEKRIYIPLPSAKGREELLRINLRELELADDVDLANIAEKMEGYSGADITNVCRDASLMAMRRRIEGLTPEEIRNLSRDEMHMPTTMEDFEIALKKVSKSVSAADIEKYEKWIVEFGSC